The genomic segment AGAATCTATCAAGTATTCCCATACAGAACTTAATTTTACCATGCACTTGTGTTATAATGAGTATCATGATAGATATTGCCTATGCTCAACAAACCACACCGGGAGGACCTGCAGGAGCCTTTTTCGTTCAGCTCATATTCCTTATAGGTATATTTGCTATCTTTTACTTTCTTATGATAAGACCCCAGCAAAAGGCAAGAAAAAGGCATCAGGAGTTTTTGGCAAATCTCAAAAAAGGTGATAAGGTTATAACGAGTGGAGGTATATGGGGTACCGTAGTGGAGATAGGTGATGAAACAGTAACCTTAAAGGTAGATGCCAATACAAGAATTACCTTCACGAAAGAAGCTATAGCAAGTTATCAGCCAAAGAAGGAGGAAAAGCCAGAAAAAGATTAAATTATGAGAGCGTTAATATCAGTATATTACAAGGAAGGTATCCAAGATCTCGCAAAAACCCTTTACGAGCTTGGTTATGAGATAGTATCAACTGGAGGTACTGCTAAGCTTCTCACGGATATGGGTATTAAAGTTACCAAGGTAGAAGAACTCACTCACTTTCCAGAGATACTGGACGGAAGGGTAAAAACTCTGCATCCTGCAATACATGGAGGCATACTTTATCGCGATTGGATAAAGACAGACAAAGAACAGATAAATCAGCTCGGCATAAAACCCATAGACGTGGTTGTAGTAAATCTCTACCCCTTTGAGGAAAAGTTAAGAGAAGACCTTACGGAGCAGGAAATTATGGAATTTATAGATATAGGGGGTTCAGCGCTCATTAGAGCTTCAGCAAAGAACTTTTACAGGGTTGTTGTTGTGTGCGATCCGAAAGATTACTCGTGGGTTGCGCAAAAATTAAAGGATGGTACTTTGAATCTTCAGGACAGGAGGTACTTAGCCTATAAAGCTTTTTCGCTGACCGCTTATTACGATGCACTAATATCGAGAAGTCTTGGCTCTATCTTTGAGATAGAAGATCTACCAGATCACTTTGCCCTTCCTTTAGTTCTTGGCTCTTCTCTCAGGTACGGAGAAAACCCCCATCAGAAAGGATGGCTTCTGCATAACCCTATGGAACAACTTGGTATTACAAGATCCAGAGTACTCCAAGGTAAAGAGATGTCGTTTAATAACTACCTTGATGCTGACTCGTGTGCCAAACTTGTGAGCGAACTTCAAAGGCCTGCCTGCGCTATAGTAAAGCATGGAAATCCTTGCGGTGTAGCGATAGGGAAGGATCTGATGCAGGCTTTTGAGAAAGCTTTTCAAACAGATAGGGAGTCAGCCTTTGGAGGGATAGTAGCTTTTAACGACAGGGTCAACAAATTCTTAGCTGAGAGACTCGCCGATATATTCCTTGAGGTGATTATAGCTCCGGAATTCACTGAAGATGCTCTTGAAGTCTTCTCAAAGAGAAAGAACCTGAGAGTTTTACAGTTCTTAGGTTACTCTTACTCCTTTGACATAAAAAAGGTTAGTGGGGGTTACCTCTTTCAGAATGAGGACATTATAGATTACGAAGATCTAAAAGTGGTTTCTAAGAGGTATCCCACGGATAGCGAGTTTAATGATATGCTTTTTGCGTGGAAGGTGTGCAAATACGTAAAATCTAATGGAGTGGTTATAGCAAAAGATGGCAGTACCTTAGGTGTA from the Hydrogenobacter sp. genome contains:
- the yajC gene encoding preprotein translocase subunit YajC, encoding MIDIAYAQQTTPGGPAGAFFVQLIFLIGIFAIFYFLMIRPQQKARKRHQEFLANLKKGDKVITSGGIWGTVVEIGDETVTLKVDANTRITFTKEAIASYQPKKEEKPEKD
- the purH gene encoding bifunctional phosphoribosylaminoimidazolecarboxamide formyltransferase/IMP cyclohydrolase, with translation MRALISVYYKEGIQDLAKTLYELGYEIVSTGGTAKLLTDMGIKVTKVEELTHFPEILDGRVKTLHPAIHGGILYRDWIKTDKEQINQLGIKPIDVVVVNLYPFEEKLREDLTEQEIMEFIDIGGSALIRASAKNFYRVVVVCDPKDYSWVAQKLKDGTLNLQDRRYLAYKAFSLTAYYDALISRSLGSIFEIEDLPDHFALPLVLGSSLRYGENPHQKGWLLHNPMEQLGITRSRVLQGKEMSFNNYLDADSCAKLVSELQRPACAIVKHGNPCGVAIGKDLMQAFEKAFQTDRESAFGGIVAFNDRVNKFLAERLADIFLEVIIAPEFTEDALEVFSKRKNLRVLQFLGYSYSFDIKKVSGGYLFQNEDIIDYEDLKVVSKRYPTDSEFNDMLFAWKVCKYVKSNGVVIAKDGSTLGVGSGNVSRVDSLRCAIERASRYGFELKGSVLASEAFFPFRDSIDLAHQAGISAIIQPGGSIRDKEVIEAVNEYGMAMIFTRTRHFRH